In Gemmatimonadota bacterium, the following are encoded in one genomic region:
- the clpB gene encoding ATP-dependent chaperone ClpB, whose amino-acid sequence MADFERFTVKAGEAVQSAARLAREMGHPEIAGVHLLSALLAKEEGIVRPVLEKSGVRVPLLRDRLTDALARYARVEGGGEATLARDLRRALEVAEKEAAALEDQYVSSEHLLLGLIQEKNDAGRVLKETGITRDLILQALEQVRGSHRVTDPTPEEKYQALERFSRDLTSLAREGKLDPVIGRDEEVRRVIKVLGRRTKNNPVLIGEPGVGKTAIVEGLAQRIVAGDVPSSLAEKRLIALDISAMLAGAKYRGEFEERMKAVLKEITESQGRFVVFIDELHTIVGAGAAEGAVDAGNMLKPMLARGELRLVGATTLDEYRKHIEKDAALERRFQPVYVAPPSVEDAIAILRGLKERYEVHHGVRILDEALVAAAKLSDRYIGGRFLPDKAIDLVDEAASRLRMEIESLPQEIDEVERRIIQLEIERQALSGEDDRSAVERRTAIEAELAELKEKSSGMKAEWQAEKEAISRIQSLKERLDELRSEVERATRTGDLERAAELQYGEIPRAMKESEAAAVRLGELQVEGKFLREEVAADDIAEVVGEWTGIPVSRLLESERQRLTHLEELLGARVVGQEEAIRAIANAVRRARAGLQDPHRPVGSFIFLGPTGVGKTETARALSEFLFDDERAMVRIDMSEYMEKHAVARLIGAPPGYVGYEEGGQLTEAIRRRPHAVILFDEIEKAHHDVFNVLLQILDDGRLTDSQGRTVDFRNAVVIMTSNIGSQYILEQAEAGAGWETVGERVRKELHQHFRPEFLNRVDDIVVFRPLGREDLRRIVDLQLERVGTLAAELGVTLFVEDRVKDLLGEEGFDPVFGARPLKRVIQQRIQNPLALRLLEEEPGEEAVVRVLPPLQPGGEIRFEFGHGREAGAA is encoded by the coding sequence ATGGCCGATTTCGAGAGGTTCACCGTCAAGGCCGGAGAGGCCGTCCAATCCGCGGCGCGCCTGGCCCGGGAGATGGGGCACCCGGAGATCGCGGGCGTCCACCTCCTGTCGGCGCTCCTCGCCAAGGAAGAGGGTATCGTTCGTCCGGTCCTCGAAAAATCCGGCGTTCGGGTCCCTCTCCTGCGCGACCGGCTGACCGACGCACTCGCGCGTTATGCCCGGGTCGAGGGAGGTGGCGAGGCCACCCTCGCCCGCGACCTCCGGCGGGCGCTCGAAGTGGCCGAAAAAGAGGCCGCGGCACTCGAAGACCAATACGTCTCCTCCGAGCACCTCCTCCTCGGCCTCATTCAGGAGAAAAACGACGCTGGTCGGGTGCTCAAGGAGACCGGGATCACCCGCGACCTCATCCTCCAGGCGCTGGAACAGGTGCGTGGATCACACCGCGTGACCGATCCGACCCCGGAGGAGAAATACCAGGCGCTCGAACGCTTCTCCAGAGACCTGACGTCGCTGGCCCGCGAGGGGAAGCTCGATCCGGTCATCGGGCGGGACGAGGAGGTGCGCCGGGTCATCAAGGTCCTCGGGCGCAGGACGAAGAACAATCCCGTCCTGATCGGGGAGCCGGGCGTCGGGAAGACCGCCATCGTGGAGGGGCTCGCCCAACGCATCGTGGCCGGCGACGTCCCCTCCTCCCTCGCCGAAAAGCGGCTGATCGCTCTCGACATCTCCGCCATGCTCGCTGGGGCGAAGTACCGGGGTGAGTTCGAAGAGCGAATGAAGGCGGTCCTCAAGGAGATCACGGAGTCGCAGGGGCGCTTCGTCGTCTTCATTGACGAACTCCACACGATTGTCGGCGCAGGCGCTGCGGAAGGGGCGGTGGATGCCGGGAACATGCTGAAGCCGATGCTGGCCCGCGGGGAGCTCCGACTTGTCGGTGCCACGACGCTCGACGAATACCGCAAGCACATCGAAAAAGACGCCGCGCTGGAGCGGCGCTTTCAACCGGTCTACGTCGCGCCCCCCTCCGTTGAGGATGCGATCGCCATTCTCCGCGGGCTCAAGGAGCGTTACGAGGTGCATCACGGCGTGCGGATCCTCGACGAGGCGCTCGTGGCGGCGGCGAAGCTCTCGGACCGGTACATCGGCGGGCGCTTCCTCCCCGATAAGGCGATCGATCTCGTGGACGAGGCTGCGAGCCGGCTTCGCATGGAGATCGAGTCGCTCCCTCAAGAGATCGACGAGGTGGAGCGCCGAATCATCCAGCTCGAGATCGAGCGACAGGCCCTCTCGGGAGAAGATGACCGCTCCGCGGTGGAGCGTCGGACCGCGATCGAGGCCGAGCTCGCCGAGTTGAAGGAAAAGAGCTCGGGGATGAAGGCGGAGTGGCAGGCCGAGAAGGAGGCGATCTCTAGGATTCAGAGTCTCAAGGAGCGCCTCGACGAGCTCCGCTCCGAGGTGGAGCGCGCGACCCGAACCGGGGATCTCGAGCGCGCCGCGGAGCTCCAATACGGCGAGATCCCCCGGGCGATGAAGGAGTCCGAAGCGGCCGCGGTGCGGTTGGGCGAGCTCCAGGTGGAGGGGAAGTTCCTCCGCGAAGAGGTCGCCGCCGACGACATCGCGGAAGTCGTGGGAGAGTGGACCGGAATCCCGGTTTCCCGCCTCCTGGAGTCGGAGCGGCAGCGTCTCACGCACCTGGAGGAGCTCCTGGGAGCGCGCGTGGTCGGCCAGGAGGAGGCGATTCGCGCTATCGCGAACGCGGTGCGCCGCGCGCGCGCTGGGCTCCAGGATCCGCATCGTCCGGTCGGCTCCTTCATCTTCCTCGGACCGACGGGAGTCGGAAAGACGGAAACGGCGCGCGCCCTCTCGGAATTCCTTTTCGACGATGAACGGGCGATGGTCCGCATAGACATGTCCGAATACATGGAGAAACACGCGGTCGCTCGCTTGATCGGTGCGCCTCCCGGATACGTCGGTTATGAAGAGGGCGGGCAACTCACCGAAGCGATCCGGCGTCGCCCCCACGCGGTGATCCTCTTCGACGAAATCGAGAAAGCTCACCACGACGTCTTCAACGTCCTCCTCCAGATCCTCGACGACGGCCGGCTCACCGACTCGCAAGGGCGCACCGTGGACTTCCGAAACGCCGTCGTCATCATGACCTCGAATATCGGGAGCCAATACATCCTCGAGCAGGCCGAGGCCGGCGCCGGCTGGGAGACCGTGGGCGAGCGGGTCCGGAAGGAGCTGCACCAACACTTCCGCCCCGAATTCCTGAATCGGGTGGATGACATCGTCGTCTTCCGCCCTCTGGGAAGGGAGGACCTCCGGCGAATAGTGGATCTCCAGCTCGAGCGTGTGGGAACGCTCGCGGCGGAGCTTGGGGTCACTCTTTTCGTCGAGGACCGGGTAAAGGATCTCCTGGGGGAAGAGGGCTTCGATCCGGTTTTTGGTGCCCGCCCCCTCAAGCGCGTGATCCAACAGCGCATCCAGAATCCGCTCGCCCTGAGGCTCCTGGAAGAGGAGCCTGGGGAGGAAGCGGTCGTGCGGGTCCTTCCACCCCTCCAGCCCGGAGGGGAGATTCGATTCGAATTCGGCCACGGGCGTGAGGCCGGGGCCGCTTGA
- a CDS encoding M48 family metalloprotease, producing the protein MRDITRRFQGSLGIKRLAAPLILFAAAASCAINPVTGERQFVLISESQEIQMGRDADPQIAASLGLYEDEGLQRYVQELGNRMALASERPNLPWTFRIVDDATVNAFAVPGGFIYVTRGILAHFSSEAELAGVLGHEIGHVTARHSVSQMSRTQLAQLGLGVGTILAPDLAPYADLASTGLGLLFLSYGRDAERQADDLGLGYMTRQGYDPREMAATFGMLAAASGAQDGERIPGFLSTHPDPLSRRDEILRRISAGEASGTRVERESYLRRIEGMMFGANPREGFFRESSFLHPDLAFQLDFPDGWQTVNQKIAVRGLSAESDAAIVLTIAEAASARAGRDAFAAEQGITTSNLRDETLNGLRSSRASFAANTESGVLVGEAAFYEHRGLVFLILGYAPDARWQARAGVVRAALDSFRPVTDASVLGVQPDRLALVRTDRAMTLEEFHQRFPSRVPLATVATINHLGSGQTIPAGALVKRVVAGTP; encoded by the coding sequence ATGCGAGATATCACGCGCAGATTCCAGGGCTCCCTTGGGATAAAACGCCTCGCCGCTCCGCTGATCCTCTTTGCGGCCGCGGCGAGCTGCGCGATCAACCCGGTGACCGGGGAAAGACAGTTCGTCCTCATCAGCGAGTCGCAGGAAATCCAGATGGGGAGGGACGCGGATCCCCAGATCGCGGCTTCTTTGGGGCTCTACGAAGACGAAGGCCTCCAGCGCTACGTCCAGGAGCTGGGCAATCGGATGGCGCTCGCCTCCGAGCGCCCGAACCTCCCGTGGACCTTCCGGATCGTGGACGACGCGACCGTGAACGCGTTCGCGGTGCCGGGTGGATTCATTTACGTCACTCGCGGAATTCTCGCCCACTTCTCCTCGGAAGCCGAGCTCGCCGGCGTCCTCGGGCATGAGATCGGACACGTGACGGCCCGCCACTCGGTGAGCCAGATGAGCCGCACCCAGCTTGCGCAGCTCGGGCTCGGCGTCGGGACGATTCTGGCGCCGGATCTGGCCCCGTACGCGGATCTGGCCAGCACCGGCCTCGGCCTCCTCTTCCTCTCTTACGGCCGCGACGCCGAACGGCAAGCCGACGATCTCGGGCTTGGGTACATGACGCGCCAGGGTTACGACCCGCGCGAGATGGCCGCCACCTTCGGCATGTTGGCCGCCGCCTCCGGCGCCCAGGACGGCGAGCGAATCCCCGGTTTCCTCTCCACCCACCCCGATCCCCTTTCCCGGCGAGACGAGATCCTGCGCAGGATCTCGGCCGGCGAAGCCTCCGGCACGCGGGTCGAGCGCGAGAGTTACTTGCGGCGCATCGAAGGGATGATGTTCGGCGCGAATCCCCGCGAAGGATTTTTCCGCGAGAGCTCCTTCCTCCACCCCGACCTCGCGTTCCAGCTCGACTTCCCGGACGGGTGGCAGACCGTGAACCAGAAGATCGCGGTGCGAGGCCTGAGTGCCGAGTCGGACGCGGCAATCGTCCTCACGATCGCCGAAGCGGCTTCCGCCCGTGCCGGTCGCGATGCCTTCGCCGCCGAGCAGGGAATCACGACATCGAACTTGCGTGATGAGACACTGAACGGCCTGAGAAGCTCGCGCGCGAGCTTCGCGGCGAACACCGAAAGTGGGGTCCTCGTCGGCGAGGCCGCCTTCTACGAGCATCGCGGGCTGGTCTTCCTGATCCTCGGGTACGCGCCTGATGCACGCTGGCAGGCGCGCGCCGGGGTCGTGCGGGCGGCGCTCGATTCTTTCCGCCCGGTCACCGATGCCTCGGTCCTCGGCGTCCAGCCCGACCGGCTCGCGCTGGTGCGGACGGACCGTGCCATGACACTCGAGGAGTTCCACCAACGCTTTCCATCGCGGGTCCCGCTCGCGACCGTCGCAACGATCAATCACCTCGGGTCCGGGCAAACGATCCCCGCCGGAGCCCTCGTGAAGCGCGTCGTGGCGGGAACCCCTTGA
- a CDS encoding M14 family metallopeptidase, whose product MKPTPRESLVLATLLFLLPSLGMAQAVPAPEAVLGYEVGERFTDAAGVERYMRALADASDRVTVDSYGTTSEGRPLVQVLFALPRHRTRLDEILGMNRELADPETSEVRAAEISASNPAIVYLTYGVHGDESASSEAAIWTAYDLASGSGALAGVLDSVVVVMDPVANPDGRDRYVNWFRQAAQARPNPNPELRERRQPWPGGRFNHYLFDLNRDWAWLTQIETRGRLERYHRYLPQVHVDFHEMGSGSTYFFFPAADPINTIIPSHVLEWGERFGQANAAAMDREGLLYYTGQNYDLFYPGYGDSWPSLLGAIGMTYEQGGGGAAGTEIERPDGSVLTLRDRAFGHRTTGNATLRAAADGKTDLLLGFAALHRAVDSGLSDVYLIPGPDPSRAEALVSLLREQGIEVERAEEDVPAESIPHVGFQSREVLPLGSYRVRARQPRGLLAGALLRPDNSLDASSAYDITAWALPYAYGVEAHSALRPAGGNWAPVATRSESAPGGAGAGSYGSLMPPSFSNVPGLIRFLEAEGRVVALADTFSVAGTSFPRGTLFFPRSRNEGLDERLAAAGLAGVAIPISSGLTISGPDLGTDDAAPLTLPRIGLLGGEGTSPTGFGAHWHFLERVLDIPFDILAVEGLSGVALDDYDVIVVPPGSPESVLGESGIERLDSWIRAGGTLVAAGAAARDLAEPLAEVVERTELEEEVDPDRDERLERALRTREERELDRWREETPGTIFQLTLDPAHPLAFGADAGSLAGRFFVLSSGVGFEPDEAFESVAYFPEGLDRISGVVSDETLDRLARSAWLVERTRGSGKVILFADDPLFRGFWYSGFQIFANAILVAPAF is encoded by the coding sequence ATGAAGCCGACCCCGCGCGAGAGCCTCGTTCTCGCGACCCTGCTTTTCCTCCTTCCGTCCCTCGGAATGGCGCAGGCCGTACCGGCGCCCGAAGCAGTGCTCGGATACGAGGTGGGGGAGCGCTTCACCGACGCGGCCGGCGTGGAACGGTACATGCGCGCGCTCGCGGACGCATCGGACCGCGTGACCGTGGACAGCTACGGAACGACCTCGGAAGGACGGCCCCTCGTCCAGGTTCTTTTCGCCCTTCCCCGGCATCGCACGCGGCTCGACGAGATCCTGGGCATGAATCGAGAGCTCGCCGATCCGGAGACCTCGGAAGTTCGCGCCGCCGAGATCTCCGCTTCCAATCCCGCGATCGTTTATCTGACCTACGGCGTGCATGGAGACGAAAGCGCCTCCTCCGAGGCCGCGATCTGGACGGCGTACGATCTCGCGTCGGGAAGCGGGGCGCTCGCCGGCGTCCTCGATTCGGTCGTGGTCGTGATGGACCCGGTCGCGAACCCCGACGGCCGCGACCGCTACGTGAACTGGTTTCGTCAGGCGGCGCAGGCGCGCCCGAACCCCAACCCCGAGCTCCGCGAACGGAGGCAGCCTTGGCCCGGCGGAAGGTTCAACCACTACCTCTTCGACCTGAACCGGGACTGGGCGTGGCTCACCCAGATCGAGACCCGCGGACGTCTCGAGCGGTATCACCGGTACCTCCCGCAGGTCCACGTGGACTTTCACGAGATGGGTTCCGGGTCCACCTACTTCTTCTTTCCCGCCGCCGACCCCATCAACACGATCATTCCCTCGCACGTGCTCGAGTGGGGGGAGCGGTTCGGCCAGGCGAATGCGGCGGCGATGGACCGCGAAGGACTACTCTATTACACGGGGCAGAACTACGACCTTTTTTATCCCGGATACGGCGACTCCTGGCCGTCACTCCTCGGCGCCATCGGGATGACTTACGAGCAAGGGGGTGGCGGAGCGGCGGGAACCGAGATCGAGCGCCCGGACGGGTCCGTGCTGACTCTCCGCGACCGCGCGTTTGGTCATCGCACGACCGGGAACGCGACCCTCCGTGCCGCGGCGGATGGAAAAACCGACCTCCTCCTCGGCTTCGCCGCCCTTCACCGTGCCGTGGATTCGGGTCTCAGCGACGTCTACCTGATCCCCGGGCCGGATCCGAGCCGCGCCGAGGCCCTCGTGTCTCTCCTGCGTGAACAGGGCATCGAGGTCGAGCGGGCCGAAGAGGACGTCCCGGCCGAGTCGATCCCACACGTCGGTTTTCAGAGCCGGGAGGTCCTTCCTCTTGGGAGTTACCGGGTCCGGGCGCGTCAGCCGCGGGGACTTCTTGCGGGTGCGCTCCTCCGTCCGGACAACTCCCTCGACGCGAGCTCGGCCTACGACATCACGGCATGGGCGCTCCCCTACGCTTACGGGGTGGAGGCGCATAGCGCGCTCCGTCCGGCGGGCGGGAACTGGGCTCCGGTGGCGACGCGTTCCGAGTCCGCGCCCGGGGGCGCCGGGGCCGGAAGTTACGGTTCTCTCATGCCCCCCTCCTTCTCGAACGTCCCCGGGCTAATTCGTTTCCTGGAGGCGGAGGGACGCGTGGTGGCCCTCGCGGACACCTTTTCGGTGGCGGGCACCTCGTTCCCGAGGGGGACGCTCTTTTTTCCGCGGAGCCGAAATGAAGGGCTGGACGAGCGACTCGCGGCGGCCGGGCTCGCGGGGGTCGCGATCCCGATTTCTTCCGGACTCACCATCTCCGGCCCGGACCTGGGGACCGACGACGCCGCGCCTCTCACCCTCCCCCGGATCGGACTTCTCGGGGGAGAGGGGACATCTCCGACCGGCTTTGGGGCGCACTGGCACTTCTTGGAGAGAGTTCTGGACATTCCCTTCGACATCCTGGCTGTCGAAGGTCTCTCCGGAGTCGCGCTGGACGACTACGACGTAATCGTCGTCCCGCCCGGGAGCCCCGAAAGCGTCCTCGGGGAGTCCGGGATCGAGCGGCTCGACAGCTGGATCCGTGCCGGAGGGACGCTCGTCGCCGCAGGGGCCGCGGCCCGCGATCTCGCCGAGCCTCTCGCCGAAGTGGTGGAGCGCACCGAGCTCGAGGAGGAGGTGGACCCCGACCGGGACGAGCGCCTCGAGCGGGCGCTGCGAACACGAGAGGAGCGGGAGCTCGACCGGTGGAGGGAGGAGACTCCCGGGACGATCTTTCAGCTCACCCTCGATCCGGCCCATCCCCTCGCCTTCGGCGCGGATGCGGGGAGCCTCGCGGGGCGGTTCTTCGTCCTCTCTTCCGGGGTCGGGTTCGAGCCGGACGAGGCCTTCGAGTCTGTGGCCTATTTCCCGGAGGGGCTCGACCGGATCAGCGGCGTGGTCTCGGACGAGACGCTCGATCGCCTCGCGCGGAGCGCCTGGCTGGTCGAACGGACGCGGGGCTCCGGCAAGGTGATTCTCTTCGCGGACGACCCCCTCTTTCGCGGCTTCTGGTACTCCGGATTCCAGATCTTCGCCAACGCCATCCTGGTGGCGCCGGCCTTCTGA
- the guaA gene encoding glutamine-hydrolyzing GMP synthase — MTQTPDRVLILDYGSQFTQLIARRIREERVFCEIHPPTRPLEWIRRWRPKGIILSGGPASVYDEGVPTLDPALLDEGIPILGICYGMQLIGHVRGGKVNPGPREYGRAELRILDPDLLFHGFSTEETTRVWCSHGDHVDVPPPGYRALASTSTLPVAAFRAEDREIYGVQFHPEVAHTSRGDEILSNFLFRVAGCAPTWTPGAFVDESVASIRERAGDAQVICGLSGGVDSSVAAALVHRAVGDRLTCIFVDNGLLRKNEREGVERAFRLHMGIPLVVVDARERFLTALAGITDPERKRRAIGNTFIEVFAQTAREEGNEAKFLVQGTLYPDVIESVSTGGPSATIKTHHNVGGLPERMPFELIEPLRELFKDEVRNVGRELGLPEEFVGRHPFPGPGLAIRVLGEVSEERLDVLREADAIYLDEIRTAGLYDEIWQAFAVLLPVRSVGVMGDGRTYENVVALRAVTSRDGMTADWFPFPHEVLGRISTRIINEVRGVNRVTYDVSSKPPATIEWE, encoded by the coding sequence ATGACCCAGACTCCCGACCGGGTGCTCATCCTCGACTACGGATCCCAGTTCACGCAGCTCATCGCGCGGCGGATTCGAGAAGAGCGAGTATTCTGCGAGATCCACCCGCCCACTCGACCGCTGGAGTGGATCAGGAGATGGCGGCCCAAAGGGATCATCCTCTCGGGGGGTCCCGCCTCGGTCTACGACGAAGGGGTGCCCACGCTCGATCCCGCGCTCCTCGACGAAGGGATCCCGATTCTCGGAATCTGTTACGGAATGCAGCTCATCGGGCATGTGCGAGGCGGAAAGGTCAATCCGGGCCCGCGCGAATACGGCCGGGCCGAGCTCCGCATCCTCGACCCCGATCTCCTCTTCCACGGTTTCTCGACGGAAGAGACGACCAGGGTCTGGTGTTCGCACGGCGACCATGTGGACGTCCCGCCGCCCGGTTACCGTGCTCTCGCCTCGACCTCGACCCTCCCGGTCGCGGCCTTTCGCGCCGAGGACCGCGAGATCTACGGCGTCCAATTCCACCCGGAAGTCGCGCACACGTCGAGAGGGGACGAGATCCTCTCGAATTTTCTCTTCCGCGTGGCCGGCTGCGCGCCGACCTGGACTCCAGGGGCGTTCGTGGACGAGTCCGTGGCGAGCATCCGGGAGCGCGCCGGCGATGCGCAGGTCATCTGCGGTCTCTCGGGCGGCGTGGACTCCTCGGTCGCCGCCGCCCTCGTGCACCGGGCGGTCGGTGACCGCCTCACCTGCATCTTCGTGGACAACGGGCTTCTCCGGAAAAACGAGCGCGAGGGGGTGGAGCGCGCCTTCCGCCTCCACATGGGAATCCCGCTCGTGGTGGTGGACGCCCGGGAGCGATTCCTGACGGCCCTCGCAGGAATCACCGATCCTGAGCGGAAGCGGAGGGCCATCGGAAACACCTTCATCGAAGTCTTCGCGCAGACCGCCCGCGAGGAGGGGAACGAGGCGAAATTCCTCGTTCAGGGAACTCTCTATCCCGACGTGATCGAGTCGGTTTCGACGGGCGGCCCTTCCGCCACGATCAAGACCCACCACAACGTCGGAGGGCTCCCCGAGCGGATGCCCTTCGAGCTCATCGAACCCCTCCGCGAGCTCTTCAAGGACGAGGTACGAAACGTGGGGCGTGAGCTCGGCCTCCCCGAGGAATTCGTGGGGCGCCATCCCTTCCCGGGACCGGGTCTCGCCATCCGCGTACTCGGCGAGGTGTCGGAGGAGCGGCTGGATGTCCTCCGCGAGGCGGACGCCATCTACCTGGACGAAATTCGGACGGCAGGCCTCTACGACGAGATCTGGCAGGCTTTCGCCGTACTCCTTCCGGTGCGCTCCGTCGGGGTGATGGGGGACGGCCGAACCTACGAAAACGTCGTCGCGCTTCGGGCGGTGACCTCCCGCGACGGGATGACCGCCGATTGGTTTCCATTCCCGCACGAAGTTCTCGGCCGCATCTCGACCCGGATCATCAACGAGGTGCGTGGCGTCAATCGCGTCACCTATGACGTCAGCTCGAAACCTCCCGCGACAATCGAGTGGGAGTGA
- the lysA gene encoding diaminopimelate decarboxylase, whose translation MGQSVLNGFAREGGVLACRGLSLERTAADFGTPLYVYDVEGIEAHVRRFQEAFRAVPFLLAYAVKANGALALLNRIAGLGAGADIVSLGELRRAIRAGVPPDRIVFAGVGKTAEEMEAGLDAGIFAFHAESAGELDLLAEVAGRRGMAAPVSLRVNPDVDSPTPHAYTRTGHAASKFGIPLGEAEALYISRRGDARLAFRGIAVHIGSQIVDLAPYLRALDTVIGLVDRLAEEGIRLEYLDLGGGFGVGYDGEPSFDLDALAQEVAARVEPRGLRLILEPGRAIVGEAGILLTRVLYVKRSGAKTFIVTDGGMTELLRPSHYGGFHRIVPVREREGAAEVIADIVGPICETGDFLALDRPIALPEPGDLLAVETSGAYGFAMASNYNARRRPAEVMVEAGGAILIRRRESFDDLVRGEEIPARRGETQVPSPGEKR comes from the coding sequence GTGGGCCAAAGCGTACTGAACGGGTTCGCTCGTGAAGGCGGGGTTCTCGCTTGCCGAGGGCTGTCGCTCGAGCGGACCGCCGCCGACTTCGGAACTCCGCTCTATGTGTATGACGTGGAGGGAATCGAGGCGCACGTCCGCCGCTTCCAGGAGGCTTTCCGGGCCGTTCCTTTCCTCCTCGCCTACGCGGTGAAAGCGAACGGTGCCCTCGCGCTTCTCAACCGGATCGCGGGTCTGGGCGCCGGTGCCGACATCGTCTCACTCGGCGAGCTTCGGCGGGCGATCCGAGCGGGGGTTCCGCCCGATCGCATCGTCTTCGCGGGAGTGGGAAAAACCGCCGAAGAGATGGAGGCCGGGCTCGACGCCGGCATCTTCGCCTTCCATGCGGAAAGCGCGGGGGAGCTGGACCTCCTCGCGGAGGTGGCGGGGCGCCGGGGGATGGCCGCGCCGGTGAGCCTTCGTGTGAATCCGGACGTTGACTCCCCCACGCCGCATGCCTACACGCGGACCGGCCATGCCGCGTCCAAGTTCGGAATTCCCCTCGGTGAGGCGGAGGCCCTTTACATCTCGCGGCGGGGCGATGCGCGGCTGGCCTTCCGCGGAATCGCCGTCCACATCGGATCGCAGATCGTGGACCTCGCCCCCTATCTCCGCGCGCTGGACACGGTGATCGGGCTGGTGGACCGGCTCGCCGAGGAGGGGATTCGCCTGGAGTACCTCGACCTCGGCGGGGGATTCGGCGTCGGGTACGACGGAGAGCCCAGCTTCGATCTCGACGCACTCGCGCAGGAAGTGGCCGCGCGCGTCGAGCCTCGCGGCCTGCGGCTAATCCTCGAGCCCGGGCGCGCAATCGTCGGTGAGGCGGGGATCCTTCTGACCCGGGTCCTCTACGTAAAGCGTTCGGGAGCGAAGACCTTCATCGTGACCGACGGAGGGATGACCGAGCTGCTACGCCCCTCGCACTATGGCGGATTCCACCGCATCGTTCCCGTTCGGGAGCGCGAAGGTGCGGCCGAGGTGATCGCCGACATCGTGGGTCCCATCTGCGAGACCGGGGACTTCCTCGCGCTCGACCGCCCGATCGCCCTCCCCGAGCCCGGCGACCTCCTCGCGGTGGAGACATCCGGCGCGTACGGCTTCGCGATGGCGTCGAACTACAACGCGCGCCGCCGCCCTGCCGAAGTAATGGTCGAGGCCGGAGGGGCCATCCTGATCCGGCGTCGCGAGTCCTTCGACGACCTCGTGCGTGGAGAAGAGATCCCGGCGCGTCGAGGTGAGACACAGGTGCCGAGCCCGGGGGAGAAACGATGA
- the proS gene encoding proline--tRNA ligase, which produces MAEDRALTPRSEDFSAWYNEAILRAEMADYSPVRGSMVIRPWGYGIWEHMQRALDDMFKATGHENAYFPLLIPMSFIEKEKEHVAGFKPELAVVTHAGGKELEEPLVIRPTSETIIYAMYAKWVQSYRDLPILMNQWANVMRWELRTRLFLRTAEFLWQEGHTAHATEAEAEEETLRMLGVYRTFMEEWIGMPVVTGLKSESEKFAGAVRTYSCEAMMQDRRALQAGTSHHLGQNFSRQFDFTFQSEAGEEEYAWNTSWGVSTRLVGAMVMTHGDDQGVVVPPRLAPVQVVIVPIHKKDDERGPVVEKAHQLRARLTEKGVRAKVDDRDHLNPGAKYYEWERKGVPFRIEIGPRDLVKEQVVLVKRVTGEGEDRKAFLGEATAVEEMPSRLDAFQRELLERALAFREANSHRGVKSLGELKEILEGPGGFVYTGWSGDPAVEERVKEETKGTLRCIPGPEFRSANTPDKCLGGSESRMEVVWAKAY; this is translated from the coding sequence ATGGCGGAGGACCGGGCCCTCACACCCAGGAGCGAGGATTTCAGCGCCTGGTACAACGAGGCGATCCTGCGGGCGGAGATGGCCGACTATTCCCCCGTGCGTGGGAGCATGGTGATCCGTCCTTGGGGATACGGGATCTGGGAACACATGCAGCGCGCCCTGGACGACATGTTCAAGGCGACCGGGCATGAAAACGCCTACTTCCCGCTTCTCATTCCCATGAGCTTCATCGAGAAGGAAAAGGAACACGTCGCGGGCTTCAAGCCCGAGCTCGCGGTGGTGACCCACGCCGGGGGGAAGGAGCTCGAAGAACCTCTCGTCATCCGCCCCACCTCCGAGACCATCATTTACGCGATGTACGCGAAGTGGGTGCAATCGTACCGGGATCTTCCGATCCTCATGAACCAGTGGGCGAACGTCATGCGGTGGGAGCTGCGAACCCGGCTCTTCCTCCGGACGGCGGAGTTCCTCTGGCAGGAGGGGCACACGGCGCACGCCACGGAGGCCGAGGCCGAAGAGGAGACACTCCGAATGCTCGGAGTTTACCGGACTTTCATGGAAGAGTGGATCGGAATGCCCGTGGTGACCGGCCTCAAGTCGGAGTCCGAAAAGTTCGCGGGCGCGGTCCGCACGTACAGCTGCGAAGCGATGATGCAGGACCGGCGCGCCCTCCAGGCGGGAACGTCGCACCACCTCGGTCAGAACTTCTCGCGTCAGTTCGACTTCACTTTCCAGAGCGAAGCCGGGGAAGAGGAATACGCCTGGAACACCTCGTGGGGGGTGTCCACCAGGCTCGTCGGCGCGATGGTCATGACGCACGGGGACGACCAGGGCGTCGTCGTTCCGCCGCGACTCGCGCCCGTGCAGGTCGTGATCGTCCCCATTCACAAGAAGGACGACGAACGTGGACCCGTGGTGGAGAAAGCGCACCAGCTCCGCGCGCGGCTCACCGAGAAGGGCGTAAGGGCGAAGGTGGACGACCGCGACCATCTGAATCCCGGCGCGAAGTATTACGAGTGGGAACGAAAAGGCGTCCCGTTCCGCATCGAAATCGGTCCCCGCGACCTCGTGAAGGAACAGGTGGTCCTCGTCAAGCGGGTCACGGGGGAAGGGGAGGACCGAAAGGCCTTTCTCGGCGAGGCCACGGCCGTCGAAGAGATGCCGTCGCGGCTCGATGCCTTCCAGCGGGAGCTTCTGGAGCGGGCTCTAGCCTTTCGCGAAGCGAACTCGCATCGCGGTGTGAAGAGCCTCGGAGAGCTGAAGGAGATCCTCGAGGGCCCGGGTGGCTTCGTCTATACCGGATGGAGCGGGGATCCCGCCGTCGAGGAACGGGTGAAGGAGGAGACGAAGGGGACGCTCAGGTGCATTCCGGGTCCGGAGTTTCGTTCCGCCAACACCCCGGATAAGTGCCTGGGCGGTAGTGAATCCAGGATGGAGGTGGTGTGGGCCAAAGCGTACTGA